The following are encoded in a window of Panicum virgatum strain AP13 chromosome 5N, P.virgatum_v5, whole genome shotgun sequence genomic DNA:
- the LOC120672386 gene encoding uncharacterized protein LOC120672386 isoform X2 has product MRADRAMGERGGEQRRIDLGAPLRSARRGDAPPRCKPDLKSGPVRHPGAVPFVWEQRPGQPKSVRTRRAAPPTPPREAGGGGGSPYHDALADLDLQALHGAADRGSRAAPASREVVAIEATKEARKQEAVSVAAVLRKPHGDGEEEEERFSDALDTLSRTESFAMNCSVSGLSGAPGAGPEARDLMMDRFLPAAQAVAVGSPQYTFRKAGGTSNSCRDHAHARAAAAKASAGSGDDRMRRAPVQLPYQHLPPNYLSCAYPKREEHEEEDEEDDDDYDVHSTRGFSAKGCGLLPGLCVKTSLLLLNPMPAMKRGKALGRGRGRQFPSKGRAQMAQSPLARSLQNKHLGCDSNGQSWEDVYKYKLEQKYLGQGEDGRSKVTSESNHLTFWSDSQTGDGSSPYHRPIAGGMSSCRNYAMMSPSSKANGSSRIGDRDDKASRSNGSSSLGRDHDRTSLVGSDHSSFKGSSSMSSGPDLAGREDSMDHHGDTDSETCHLGVLVDTRAAPNANMCDSQPGEQQIVGKKSIMKDQVNDPLTEKISEVREPTFPPDDGKDLSRDANQEVPSHLEDNNVARKEIIPLQSLLPLPVPKSPSESWLSRTLPSVTNKPPPPSFLGIQVHSKKQASWATVHPKENDHKPSRPRQIGFADVVEKPISMDSEI; this is encoded by the exons ATGAGGGCGGACCGCGCGATGGGGGAGCGGGGTGGCGAGCAGCGCCGGATCGACCTGGGCGCGCCGCTCCGCTCGGCGCGACGGGGGGACGCGCCGCCGAGGTGCAAGCCCGACCTCAAGTCCGGGCCCGTGCGGCACCCGGGCGCCGTGCCCTTCGTCTGGGAGCAGCGCCCGGGGCAGCCCAAGAGCGTCCGCAcccgccgcgcggcgccgccgacgccgccgcgggaggcgggaggcggcggcggcagcccgtACCACGACGCCCTGGCGGACCTCGATCTCCAGGCGCTTCACGGCGCCGCCGACCGCGGCTCCCGGGCTGCCCCAGCGTCGCGCGAGGTGGTGGCGATCGAGGCGACGAAGGAGGCGAGGAAGCAGGAGGCGGTCTCGGTGGCTGCGGTGCTGCGGAAGccgcacggcgacggcgaggaggaagaggagaggttCTCCGACGCGCTCGACACGCTCTCCCGCACGGAGTCCTTCGCCATGAACTGCAGCGTCAGCGGCCTCAGCGGCGCGCCGGGCGCCGGGCCAGAAGCGCGGGACCTCATGATGGACCGCTTCCTCCCGGCCGCGCAGGCCGTGGCCGTCGGCTCCCCTCAGTACACCTTCCGGAAGGCCGGTGGCACGAGCAACTCTTGCCGCGACCACGCCCACGCGCGTGCGGCCGCGGCGAAGGCAAGCGCGGGCAGTGGCGACGATCGGATGAGGAGAGCGCCAGTCCAGCTGCCGTACCAGCACCTGCCGCCCAATTACTTGTCCTGCGCCTATCCCAAACGCGAGGAGCATGAAGAGGAGGATGAAGAGGATGACGATGACTATGACGTGCATAGTACCCGGGGGTTTTCAGCCAAGGGATGTGGGTTGCTCCCTGGATTGTGTGTGAAAACCTCCTTGTTGCTCCTGAATCCGATGCCGGCGATGAAGCGCGGCAAGGCCCTAGGACGAGGGCGAGGCAGGCAGTTTCCATCCAAAGGCAGGGCCCAAATGGCACAGAGTCCGCTTGCCCGGAGCTTGCAGAACAAGCATCTTGGATGCGATTCCAACGGG CAATCCTGGGAGGACGTGTATAAGTATAAGTTGGAGCAGAAGTATCTTGGTCAAGGAGAGGATGGTAGGAGCAAGGTGACAAGTGAGTCAAATCATCTGACTTTCTGGAGCGATTCACAGACTGGGGATGGATCTTCACCATATCACCGTCCCATAGCTGGTGGCATGTCGTCATGTCGGAACTATGCCATGATGTCACCATCAAGTAAAGCAAATGGGTCATCTAGAATAGGAGATAGGGATGATAAGGCAAGTAGGAGCAATGGTTCTAGTTCGCTTGGTAGAGACCACGACCGAACCTCGTTGGTTGGATCAGATCATAGTAGTTTTAAGGGATCGAGCTCTATGAGCTCAGGACCAGATTTAGCAGGGCGTGAAGATTCAATGGATCACCATGGAGATACTGATTCAGAAACATGCCACTTGGGTGTGCTTGTGGATACAAGGGCAGCTCCGAACGCAAACATGTGTGATTCTCAGCCTGGTGAGCAACAGATAGTTGGAAAGAAGTCTATCATGAAAGATCAAGTCAATGATCCGTTGACTGAAAAGATCTCTGAAGTTAGAGAACCCACATTCCCACCGGATGATGGAAAAGATTTGTCGCGTGATGCTAATCAGGAGGTTCCATCACATCTAGAAGACAATAATGTTGCTAGGAAGGAAATCATACCATTGCAATCTCTGCTCCCTTTACCTGTCCCGAAATCACCTTCAGAATCATGGCTTTCTCGCACTTTGCCATCCGTGACGAATAAGCCACCTCCACCTTCTTTTCTTGGAATTCAAGTACACTCGAAGAAACAAGCTTCCTGGGCCACAGTGCATCCAAAGGAGAATGATCATAAACCTTCCAGACCACGGCAAATAGGATTTGCAGAT GTGGTAGAAAAGCCAATTTCAATGGATTCCGAGATATGA
- the LOC120672386 gene encoding uncharacterized protein LOC120672386 isoform X1 has protein sequence MRADRAMGERGGEQRRIDLGAPLRSARRGDAPPRCKPDLKSGPVRHPGAVPFVWEQRPGQPKSVRTRRAAPPTPPREAGGGGGSPYHDALADLDLQALHGAADRGSRAAPASREVVAIEATKEARKQEAVSVAAVLRKPHGDGEEEEERFSDALDTLSRTESFAMNCSVSGLSGAPGAGPEARDLMMDRFLPAAQAVAVGSPQYTFRKAGGTSNSCRDHAHARAAAAKASAGSGDDRMRRAPVQLPYQHLPPNYLSCAYPKREEHEEEDEEDDDDYDVHSTRGFSAKGCGLLPGLCVKTSLLLLNPMPAMKRGKALGRGRGRQFPSKGRAQMAQSPLARSLQNKHLGCDSNGQQSWEDVYKYKLEQKYLGQGEDGRSKVTSESNHLTFWSDSQTGDGSSPYHRPIAGGMSSCRNYAMMSPSSKANGSSRIGDRDDKASRSNGSSSLGRDHDRTSLVGSDHSSFKGSSSMSSGPDLAGREDSMDHHGDTDSETCHLGVLVDTRAAPNANMCDSQPGEQQIVGKKSIMKDQVNDPLTEKISEVREPTFPPDDGKDLSRDANQEVPSHLEDNNVARKEIIPLQSLLPLPVPKSPSESWLSRTLPSVTNKPPPPSFLGIQVHSKKQASWATVHPKENDHKPSRPRQIGFADVVEKPISMDSEI, from the exons ATGAGGGCGGACCGCGCGATGGGGGAGCGGGGTGGCGAGCAGCGCCGGATCGACCTGGGCGCGCCGCTCCGCTCGGCGCGACGGGGGGACGCGCCGCCGAGGTGCAAGCCCGACCTCAAGTCCGGGCCCGTGCGGCACCCGGGCGCCGTGCCCTTCGTCTGGGAGCAGCGCCCGGGGCAGCCCAAGAGCGTCCGCAcccgccgcgcggcgccgccgacgccgccgcgggaggcgggaggcggcggcggcagcccgtACCACGACGCCCTGGCGGACCTCGATCTCCAGGCGCTTCACGGCGCCGCCGACCGCGGCTCCCGGGCTGCCCCAGCGTCGCGCGAGGTGGTGGCGATCGAGGCGACGAAGGAGGCGAGGAAGCAGGAGGCGGTCTCGGTGGCTGCGGTGCTGCGGAAGccgcacggcgacggcgaggaggaagaggagaggttCTCCGACGCGCTCGACACGCTCTCCCGCACGGAGTCCTTCGCCATGAACTGCAGCGTCAGCGGCCTCAGCGGCGCGCCGGGCGCCGGGCCAGAAGCGCGGGACCTCATGATGGACCGCTTCCTCCCGGCCGCGCAGGCCGTGGCCGTCGGCTCCCCTCAGTACACCTTCCGGAAGGCCGGTGGCACGAGCAACTCTTGCCGCGACCACGCCCACGCGCGTGCGGCCGCGGCGAAGGCAAGCGCGGGCAGTGGCGACGATCGGATGAGGAGAGCGCCAGTCCAGCTGCCGTACCAGCACCTGCCGCCCAATTACTTGTCCTGCGCCTATCCCAAACGCGAGGAGCATGAAGAGGAGGATGAAGAGGATGACGATGACTATGACGTGCATAGTACCCGGGGGTTTTCAGCCAAGGGATGTGGGTTGCTCCCTGGATTGTGTGTGAAAACCTCCTTGTTGCTCCTGAATCCGATGCCGGCGATGAAGCGCGGCAAGGCCCTAGGACGAGGGCGAGGCAGGCAGTTTCCATCCAAAGGCAGGGCCCAAATGGCACAGAGTCCGCTTGCCCGGAGCTTGCAGAACAAGCATCTTGGATGCGATTCCAACGGG CAGCAATCCTGGGAGGACGTGTATAAGTATAAGTTGGAGCAGAAGTATCTTGGTCAAGGAGAGGATGGTAGGAGCAAGGTGACAAGTGAGTCAAATCATCTGACTTTCTGGAGCGATTCACAGACTGGGGATGGATCTTCACCATATCACCGTCCCATAGCTGGTGGCATGTCGTCATGTCGGAACTATGCCATGATGTCACCATCAAGTAAAGCAAATGGGTCATCTAGAATAGGAGATAGGGATGATAAGGCAAGTAGGAGCAATGGTTCTAGTTCGCTTGGTAGAGACCACGACCGAACCTCGTTGGTTGGATCAGATCATAGTAGTTTTAAGGGATCGAGCTCTATGAGCTCAGGACCAGATTTAGCAGGGCGTGAAGATTCAATGGATCACCATGGAGATACTGATTCAGAAACATGCCACTTGGGTGTGCTTGTGGATACAAGGGCAGCTCCGAACGCAAACATGTGTGATTCTCAGCCTGGTGAGCAACAGATAGTTGGAAAGAAGTCTATCATGAAAGATCAAGTCAATGATCCGTTGACTGAAAAGATCTCTGAAGTTAGAGAACCCACATTCCCACCGGATGATGGAAAAGATTTGTCGCGTGATGCTAATCAGGAGGTTCCATCACATCTAGAAGACAATAATGTTGCTAGGAAGGAAATCATACCATTGCAATCTCTGCTCCCTTTACCTGTCCCGAAATCACCTTCAGAATCATGGCTTTCTCGCACTTTGCCATCCGTGACGAATAAGCCACCTCCACCTTCTTTTCTTGGAATTCAAGTACACTCGAAGAAACAAGCTTCCTGGGCCACAGTGCATCCAAAGGAGAATGATCATAAACCTTCCAGACCACGGCAAATAGGATTTGCAGAT GTGGTAGAAAAGCCAATTTCAATGGATTCCGAGATATGA
- the LOC120674321 gene encoding plant cysteine oxidase 5-like, translating to MPKIKNLSNACKVSFSPNGPISEEALERVRALLDEIRPLDVGLDNEAQRVSQIARNWNSSTRPSNGRRGRNGANQFTVPIKYLHIHECESFSMGIFCMPPSSVIPLHNHPGMTVLSKLLYGRLHAESYDWINVPDHPSDQLQARPAKLVRDCEMTAPETTILYPNRGGNIHTFRAITPCALFDVLSPPYSAEDRRHCSYFRKSLVNQQPSTWSPRNLSSQVVWLEELEDHQPPEGFVVARGLYKGSVIRR from the exons ATGCCAAAAATAAAGAATCTCTCCAATGCGTGTAAAGTATCATTTTCTCCAAATGGGCCTATATCTGAAGAGGCACTTGAGAGAGTCCGTGCACTGTTAG ATGAGATAAGGCCTTTAGATGTTGGCCTAGATAATGAAGCACAAAGGGTCT CCCAAATTGCACGCAACTGGAACAGCTCTACACGTCCATCCAATGGGAGACGGGGACGTAATGGGGCTAACCAGTTCACCGTGCCAATCAAATATTTGCACATTCATGAATGTGAAAGTTTCTCT ATGGGTATATTTTGTATGCCACCTTCTTCAGTTATTCCACTTCATAATCATCCTGGAATGACTGTACTTAGCAAGCTTCTTTATGGAAGACTGCATGCTGAATCTTATGATTGGATTAATGTACCTGATCATCCAAGTGATCAATTACAAG CAAGACCAGCAAAGCTTGTCAGGGATTGTGAAATGACTGCACCAGAGACGACCATTCTTTACCCTAATAGAGGTGGTAACATCCACACTTTCAGAGCCATCACACCTTGTGCTCTCTTCGACGTCCTTTCTCCACCATACTCTGCTGAGGACAGACGGCATTGTTCTTACTTCCGAAAGTCTCTAGTGAATCAACAACCTAGTACATGGAGCCCTCGCAACTTGAGTTCACAAGTAGTCTGGttggaggagttggaggacCATCAACCCCCAGAAGGCTTTGTGGTTGCGAGAGGTCTGTATAAAGGCTCTGTAATAAGGAGATAA
- the LOC120674320 gene encoding translation initiation factor IF-2-like, with amino-acid sequence MESDTERDLPLLSPAPNPSSHHQQSLRPAKSTAFKREERRKRKERKRQERLADELARWEPLGAPPPRPAATGSTSPQPDIPWPCDPPPPPDPAEADSWSWGPPAVPAPQPAVEVAAAVPLHPQAAAVRSCRAFFEAQIDDEEEDGDEGNAARFFGELLGGDATLRGFYETEREKGQFLCLVCEGEGTGARAGKRFAGCAALVQHAGSIARTKRRLAHRAFADAVGRLLGWSASQTAPQPASSDSDGACDQVDNSQSVEMEVS; translated from the exons ATGGAGTCCGACACCGAGCGAGACCTTCCCCTTCTCTcccccgccccaaaccctagcagccACCACCAGCAATCCCTCCGGCCAGCCAAGTCCACGGCGTTCAAGCGCGAGGAGCGCCGCAAGCGCAAGGAGCGCAAGCGGCAGGAGCGTCTCGCCGACGAGCTCGCGCGGTGGGAACCTCTtggcgccccgccgccccgtCCGGCCGCCACCGGATCCACCAGCCCGCAGCCCGACATACCGTGGCCGTGCgacccgccgccacctccggacCCGGCGGAAGCCGACTCCTGGAGCTGGGGCCCGCCCGCCGTACCCGCGCCCCAGCCCGCGGTcgaagtggcggcggcggtcccgTTGCacccgcaggccgccgccgtgagGTCCTGCCGCGCGTTCTTCGAAGCGCAgatcgacgacgaggaggaggatggggacGAAGGCAATGCGGCTCGGTTCTTCGGCGAACTGTTGGGCGGCGACGCGACGCTGAGGGGATTCTACGAGACGGAGCGGGAGAAGGGGCAGTTCCTGTGCCTGGTGTGCGAGGGCGAGGGGACAGGCGCCAGGGCGGGCAAGAGGTTCGCGGGCTGCGCCGCGCTCGTGCAGCACGCCGGGTCCATCGCCCGGACCAAGAGGAGGCTGGCGCACCGCGCGTTCGCCGACGCCGTCGGCCGGCTGCTCGGATGGAGCGCAAGCCAGACCGCGCCTCAGCCG GCAAGCTCCGACAGCGATGGCGCTTGTGATCAAGTCGACAACTCTCAAAGCGTAGAAATGGAGGTGTCCTGA